From one Caldithrix abyssi DSM 13497 genomic stretch:
- a CDS encoding ExbD/TolR family protein, whose translation MAYEPSKRRRGEELEMELDIRPVMNLMVVLIPLLIAGAEFVKLNMIEINLPPTKTSVGNQAGKENLLEDKEKQKLLRLKLIITDQGITIGNEFGILRDDQGEGPTVKKTPEGEYDFAALREKLIELKKKIAGQGFADENRVILAAEPTIKYEVIIKVMDNIQTYVDENNKVQPLFPEVNFSKVL comes from the coding sequence ATGGCATACGAACCATCTAAGCGTAGAAGAGGTGAAGAGCTTGAGATGGAGTTAGATATACGACCTGTCATGAACCTGATGGTCGTATTGATTCCTCTGCTGATTGCCGGCGCAGAATTTGTAAAGCTGAATATGATTGAAATTAACTTACCCCCGACTAAAACCTCGGTGGGTAATCAGGCAGGTAAAGAGAATCTCCTGGAAGATAAAGAAAAGCAAAAGTTGTTGCGTTTAAAGTTAATCATTACGGATCAGGGCATTACCATTGGAAATGAATTCGGTATTCTGCGCGACGATCAGGGTGAAGGCCCGACGGTCAAAAAAACTCCAGAAGGAGAATATGATTTCGCGGCTCTTCGCGAAAAACTAATCGAACTGAAAAAGAAAATTGCAGGCCAGGGCTTTGCGGATGAAAACCGCGTTATTTTAGCCGCTGAGCCCACGATAAAGTACGAAGTCATTATCAAAGTGATGGATAATATCCAGACCTATGTTGACGAGAACAACAAGGTTCAACCGTTATTCCCAGAAGTAAACTTTTCAAAAGTACTATAA
- a CDS encoding ExbD/TolR family protein → MSKEQGTLNLNSMMDMMTIILLFLLKTFSTSGAIVTPSQELHLPTSVIGTKPSKQLTVSIAKSKILVNDKKVLDNDEVRADMMLIPRLAEELQKYAEKEKELEREVGKEFSHEVIIEGDKEIPYDLLLKVMFTCSKSEFYKMRLLTIKKGES, encoded by the coding sequence ATGTCCAAAGAACAGGGCACGCTTAATTTGAACTCGATGATGGATATGATGACCATCATTCTGCTATTTCTATTGAAAACGTTTTCTACTTCCGGAGCGATTGTGACGCCTTCGCAGGAATTGCATTTGCCGACCTCGGTAATCGGTACCAAACCATCCAAACAGCTAACGGTTAGTATCGCTAAAAGTAAAATTCTGGTGAATGACAAAAAGGTACTGGACAATGATGAAGTCAGGGCGGATATGATGCTCATCCCCAGGCTGGCCGAAGAACTCCAGAAATACGCAGAAAAGGAAAAAGAGCTGGAACGGGAGGTGGGAAAAGAATTCTCCCACGAAGTGATCATAGAAGGGGATAAGGAAATACCCTATGACTTGTTGCTCAAGGTTATGTTCACTTGCAGTAAATCTGAATTTTATAAGATGCGTTTATTGACCATTAAAAAAGGTGAATCATAA
- the aspS gene encoding aspartate--tRNA ligase — translation MKRTFTCGELDESLINKTVVLNGWVNKWRDHGGLIFIDLRDRYGLTQIVFNPQTNPRAYETAKHLRNEDVIAVEGIVVGRPPEAINPKMRTGKIEVHVQKLEILNKAKTTPFEINDQIEVSEDIRLKYRYLDLRRPRLQQNLIVRSEVYKIVRNFFYDEKFVEIETPFLMKSTPEGARDFLVPSRNFPGRFYALPQSPQTYKQLLMIAGYDRYFQIVKCFRDEDLRRDRQPEFTQIDVEMSFVDENDVMDVSARLIKILFKKILNVDVPLPIRKLSFKQAFETYGNDKPDLRFGFPIVTLNSVFESSEFKVFRNVIENGGRVAAIAIHPADGFSRKKIDRLTEDARQFGAKGLAYLIYNNNEFKGSVAKFLSQNELENLKQEMDLQNNSLVLIVADQYETTYSVLGQLRLKIADELNLLDDQKFEFAWIVDFPLLEWSEEQNRYVARHHPFTSPRTDQLELLDTAPDKALARAYDLVLNGNEIAGGSIRIHQRALQEKMFEVLKIGKEEAEAKFGFLLQALEYGAPPHGGIAFGLDRLVMLLTGAGSIRDVIAFPKTSSALSLMDGAPSEVSEEQLAELHIKVR, via the coding sequence ATGAAAAGGACTTTTACGTGCGGCGAGCTGGATGAAAGTTTAATAAACAAAACGGTTGTTTTAAATGGTTGGGTAAATAAATGGCGCGATCATGGCGGATTGATCTTTATTGATTTGCGCGATCGCTACGGTCTGACGCAGATTGTTTTTAATCCACAGACCAATCCCCGGGCTTACGAAACGGCCAAGCATCTGCGTAATGAAGATGTGATTGCCGTAGAGGGCATCGTGGTCGGAAGACCGCCGGAAGCGATTAACCCCAAAATGCGCACGGGTAAAATTGAAGTTCATGTTCAAAAACTGGAAATTTTAAACAAAGCAAAAACAACGCCTTTTGAAATCAACGATCAAATCGAAGTCAGCGAAGATATTCGGCTAAAGTACCGTTACCTGGATTTGCGCCGTCCTCGCTTACAACAAAACCTGATCGTCAGAAGCGAAGTGTACAAAATCGTAAGAAATTTCTTTTATGATGAAAAATTCGTGGAAATTGAAACGCCATTTTTAATGAAAAGTACGCCCGAAGGCGCGCGAGACTTTTTAGTGCCCAGTCGCAATTTTCCCGGTAGGTTTTACGCCCTGCCACAATCGCCTCAAACTTACAAACAGTTGTTAATGATCGCCGGGTACGATCGCTATTTTCAAATCGTAAAATGTTTTAGAGATGAAGACCTGCGTCGGGATCGGCAGCCGGAATTTACACAAATAGATGTGGAAATGTCCTTTGTGGATGAAAATGATGTGATGGATGTTTCAGCCCGCTTAATAAAAATTCTGTTTAAAAAAATATTAAATGTAGATGTGCCGCTTCCCATTCGCAAATTATCCTTTAAGCAGGCCTTTGAAACTTACGGCAACGATAAGCCGGATTTGAGGTTCGGGTTTCCCATTGTAACCCTCAATTCGGTGTTTGAAAGCTCCGAATTTAAAGTGTTTAGAAATGTAATCGAGAACGGCGGGCGTGTGGCGGCCATTGCCATTCACCCGGCGGATGGTTTTTCTCGCAAAAAAATAGACCGCTTAACGGAAGACGCCAGGCAGTTTGGCGCAAAAGGACTGGCCTACCTCATCTACAACAATAATGAATTCAAAGGAAGTGTCGCAAAGTTTTTAAGCCAGAATGAACTGGAAAATTTGAAACAGGAAATGGATTTGCAGAACAATTCTCTGGTGCTGATTGTGGCCGATCAATACGAAACGACCTATTCTGTGCTGGGGCAATTAAGACTAAAAATAGCTGACGAATTAAATCTTTTAGACGACCAAAAATTCGAATTTGCCTGGATCGTCGATTTCCCTCTGCTGGAATGGAGTGAAGAGCAAAATCGCTATGTGGCCCGTCACCACCCTTTTACCAGTCCCAGAACCGATCAATTGGAATTGCTGGATACAGCACCGGATAAAGCGCTGGCCAGGGCGTATGACCTGGTGTTAAACGGAAACGAAATCGCCGGCGGAAGCATTCGTATTCATCAGAGAGCGCTGCAAGAGAAGATGTTTGAAGTGTTAAAGATCGGCAAAGAAGAGGCCGAAGCCAAATTCGGTTTTTTGCTCCAGGCGCTGGAGTACGGCGCTCCGCCGCATGGCGGCATTGCGTTTGGGCTCGATCGTCTGGTGATGCTGTTAACCGGAGCGGGATCCATTCGGGATGTAATTGCCTTTCCCAAAACGAGCTCCGCTTTGAGTTTAATGGATGGAGCGCCTTCGGAAGTTTCCGAAGAACAGTTGGCCGAATTGCATATTAAAGTACGGTAA
- a CDS encoding MotA/TolQ/ExbB proton channel family protein — translation MFLAQFGNAFKTSSEGYVFMWIIALFGAVALAIIIERFYFILVRSNVNADKFMAEIRKLVAGGNIERAIELCEKGKQKALPFVVLRGLKRANESEQLDFRAIQNAVDEGTLEVIPKLKERTSYLAMLANVATLTGLMGTIYGLIISFAAVGSDAVSEEDKSRLLAQGIAAAMNTTIFGLMVAIPTLMAYTYISNRTNKIIDELDEHLVKLINLITGNR, via the coding sequence ATGTTCTTAGCTCAATTTGGAAATGCATTTAAAACCTCAAGCGAAGGTTATGTTTTCATGTGGATTATTGCTCTTTTTGGGGCGGTTGCATTGGCAATTATTATCGAGAGGTTTTATTTTATTCTCGTACGTTCGAATGTGAATGCGGATAAATTTATGGCCGAAATTCGTAAACTGGTTGCCGGCGGAAACATTGAAAGAGCAATTGAACTGTGCGAAAAAGGTAAGCAAAAAGCGCTGCCCTTTGTGGTACTGCGTGGTTTGAAACGAGCCAATGAAAGCGAACAACTGGATTTCCGGGCCATTCAGAACGCCGTCGATGAAGGCACTCTGGAAGTGATCCCCAAACTAAAAGAACGAACCAGCTATCTGGCAATGTTAGCCAATGTGGCTACACTGACCGGTCTTATGGGAACGATTTACGGTCTTATCATTTCCTTCGCTGCGGTAGGTAGCGACGCGGTATCGGAAGAAGATAAATCGCGCCTGCTGGCTCAGGGTATTGCGGCCGCTATGAACACAACGATTTTTGGTCTGATGGTCGCCATCCCGACATTGATGGCTTACACCTACATCTCCAACAGAACCAATAAAATCATTGATGAGTTGGACGAACATCTGGTCAAATTAATCAATCTGATCACAGGCAATCGTTAA
- a CDS encoding AgmX/PglI C-terminal domain-containing protein, protein MQALNKNISAGGGRKELALKSFPKEFERNIWEELDRRFYIILIASLAFVYGSIIYLSNIEFSKEKVDQAIKEKYLRKIYKVELVAEEPPQVEAEAETGVGQGIEDTPVEEKVEKKPDVRAQKDRGKRAEGRGESASQRANRRARSQASRAQQRAAIASKVAGGGVLALLTAGGEGGTGAAEAGVLDDAVSGGGVTDIDQILSGAQTLQTASAAQQRSRVGARRIGSGDAQQGAAIDDIIGGGIGQEPSYDLSRQGDFSLKISKGTVTGKASRSTARSADAISAVINKHQSAIEDCYKRVAKLNPNLRGSVTVMFTIEPNGRVSNVRIIESTLKNSRVESCITRRIRSWRFDPIDPKEGKAIFRQKFIFTK, encoded by the coding sequence ATGCAAGCATTAAATAAAAATATCAGCGCCGGGGGAGGACGGAAAGAATTAGCTTTAAAAAGCTTTCCCAAAGAATTTGAACGGAATATCTGGGAAGAGCTGGATCGGCGGTTCTACATTATCTTAATTGCCTCGTTGGCTTTTGTTTATGGCAGTATTATTTATTTGTCGAATATAGAGTTTTCTAAAGAAAAAGTTGACCAGGCCATTAAAGAAAAATACCTGCGTAAGATTTACAAGGTAGAACTGGTAGCCGAAGAACCTCCGCAAGTAGAAGCGGAAGCCGAGACAGGCGTTGGTCAGGGAATCGAAGATACCCCGGTCGAAGAGAAAGTTGAGAAAAAGCCGGATGTGCGCGCCCAGAAAGATCGCGGCAAGCGCGCAGAAGGCCGTGGTGAGTCTGCTTCTCAGCGGGCCAATCGCCGGGCGCGAAGCCAGGCTTCCAGAGCCCAACAGCGGGCGGCCATTGCTTCCAAGGTTGCTGGCGGCGGCGTTTTAGCCCTGTTGACCGCCGGCGGAGAAGGAGGCACGGGCGCCGCAGAAGCGGGCGTTTTGGACGATGCCGTTAGCGGCGGCGGCGTTACCGATATTGATCAAATTTTAAGCGGCGCGCAAACCCTGCAAACAGCCAGCGCAGCTCAACAGCGCTCCAGAGTGGGCGCACGGCGCATTGGCAGCGGAGACGCACAGCAGGGAGCGGCGATCGACGATATCATCGGCGGCGGTATCGGACAGGAACCCTCCTATGACCTGAGCCGCCAGGGCGATTTCTCCCTGAAAATCTCCAAAGGTACGGTAACCGGCAAAGCCTCGCGCTCTACCGCCAGATCCGCGGACGCTATCTCTGCCGTTATCAATAAACATCAAAGCGCTATTGAAGATTGTTACAAGCGTGTTGCTAAATTAAATCCCAATCTTAGGGGCAGCGTAACGGTTATGTTCACCATTGAACCTAATGGGCGAGTAAGCAATGTACGGATTATTGAATCTACTCTGAAAAATAGCAGGGTGGAAAGTTGTATTACACGCCGCATCCGCAGCTGGCGTTTTGATCCCATCGATCCAAAAGAAGGTAAAGCCATCTTTCGACAGAAATTTATCTTCACCAAGTAA
- a CDS encoding tetratricopeptide repeat protein: MVVSPLWAQQEQFSPVDTLFNKMTLEDLIKIKKYFESKAQELQNQGEDYLSEGIEWGENFLKEEGRKVRNRDVVYIRLAEYYIEDAERAYEKEVDEYDKKLDEYERQLALFDQGKIEKEPTAPEFPSVDYTKAIELYDRLLKEFPTSKYADAALYTKAWLLERMGRGEESRKVYREVVEKYPESPFAPEAYMRLAEYYFAPREDKKDEQQIVIELQKAIQLYKNVLRYKKSKRYDEALYKLGWSYYKLASRDPKYYNDAILYFIAVADDIVKARKYDPNGEISNPEVFHEAVQYIGISLTDENYVKNGVERAAELLQKIGDREYGPEIFKAMGETYERIDEGEKAIVAYTKLLEMYPYYENAPEIQQHIVDVLYQMGKDEEAYQARLELFEKYNPQSEWYQKLENSDNLNKVQYLNKAYKLSESALRTNLVIDLQKAEEKFASGEDATPLYEQFAKHCETYLTYFPADSNAYEVNWSYAYMLDTRLNRFKDAFEEYIKVSNDYLETEHQHQAALNAVFVADTLVEMRFGRNDTTQFNLANPQELIPEELSPEESMLIEAYNNYLRLFPYGDYAPNFLAAAGGIFYNHKMFAEAKVYFQTLVKRFPNAAERSLALRSIMDSYFALGRFKDSEAIARRILAEENLPEEQKEFALKRMGQAIFKNAEYYEQQGDFFNAGMEFLRVYQEAPADPKLVEAALFNSGLNFQKAKDWVRSNESFNILATEYPDSKYAIPALENMAKNFVEMENYVDAAKTYERIYNTYTDTPNAEPALYNASVYYQKGESWEDAIRVNDMYITRFPNLPYATDLFFQNASLYLKLNNLAEANRIYQEFANKFPDDPRTVTAFYERGKYYYENGMPEQAKVELNKAIQKSEALQRAGKDANAYIAAEAVNLMAEILHQDFLSIELKQPPQNIQANLNKLKALMKELNETYRKVIAYASPRSFEATFNIAKTFEEFADKYISQEIDPNLNADQKFVAQLKINEQGYQLYDRAVEEYKNVIQVIPALAEKLGIDLTQPEEEVTAQADTASNVMVTRVAEIDSARQLAIKWHEKAKSKISQLLFKEAEITASSLYHTLEIKAPFQRPLEIILFKVQLFDKAAKPAVQKSIQAHLRNIQESEELGLSNKYVEESKRQILLISNVLAEQYEALAHYAIDNYKTEIEKLIDLIEKDYGEVNEFGEDYYAVDNNANQMIDFSNELSQSSIKSYQKTLELALQYNIQNDLIKTTKNNMIRLAVEITDRMGKEADEAKEKVDYYQVKFDSTQNYNYDDAAGFFENYLVQFTNYSKDILDLAYEMKKTYDIKNIWVNKLIFKLIKLDPLAYSEEVEKERIVIQTDSTWVYSTVYYPEQWNQVDFDDSDWLKPEVLVSYDNQFADLGVNPDAIWTRFQTLDTLSFSAQDSAFFSDSTNIAGGELDTLVFFRKAFYLDGKPVAGNIYVTADDDFRIYLNGEYLLDDEKNDYSVLDTLDFFTFEFYLKQGKNVLAIDVEDKDMTRGGVKLYAYIENLPADILKAAEAKATEKRIVVDPAILKRINTLHKNRIALKGEF, translated from the coding sequence TTGGTCGTTAGTCCTTTATGGGCGCAACAGGAGCAATTTTCTCCGGTGGACACGCTGTTTAATAAAATGACGCTGGAAGATTTAATTAAAATAAAAAAGTATTTTGAATCTAAAGCTCAGGAATTGCAGAACCAGGGAGAAGACTATCTGTCTGAAGGAATTGAATGGGGCGAAAATTTTCTGAAAGAAGAAGGCCGCAAAGTCAGGAACCGTGATGTGGTTTATATTCGCCTGGCCGAATATTATATTGAAGATGCCGAACGCGCCTATGAAAAAGAAGTGGATGAATACGATAAAAAATTAGACGAGTACGAACGTCAATTAGCTCTGTTTGACCAGGGAAAAATCGAAAAAGAACCCACCGCACCGGAATTCCCGAGCGTTGATTATACCAAAGCCATTGAACTTTACGATCGTTTGTTAAAGGAATTTCCTACCAGTAAATATGCGGATGCCGCCCTGTACACTAAAGCCTGGCTGTTAGAACGTATGGGACGCGGGGAAGAGAGCCGAAAAGTTTATCGCGAAGTGGTGGAAAAATATCCCGAAAGTCCTTTTGCCCCGGAAGCCTATATGCGCCTGGCTGAATATTATTTTGCGCCGCGAGAAGACAAAAAAGATGAACAGCAAATCGTCATCGAACTGCAAAAAGCGATTCAGCTGTACAAAAATGTTTTGCGTTATAAAAAGTCCAAACGCTATGATGAAGCGCTTTACAAATTAGGCTGGAGTTACTACAAATTAGCCTCTCGCGATCCCAAATACTACAACGACGCCATCCTCTATTTTATTGCCGTTGCCGATGACATTGTAAAGGCCCGAAAATACGATCCAAACGGTGAAATTTCCAATCCGGAAGTTTTTCATGAGGCCGTGCAATACATTGGCATTAGCCTGACCGATGAAAATTACGTCAAAAACGGCGTGGAAAGAGCCGCCGAGCTATTGCAAAAAATTGGGGATCGGGAATACGGCCCGGAAATTTTTAAGGCAATGGGCGAAACCTATGAACGAATCGATGAAGGGGAAAAAGCAATCGTCGCCTATACTAAACTGCTGGAAATGTACCCTTACTACGAAAACGCCCCCGAAATTCAGCAACATATCGTCGATGTACTCTATCAGATGGGTAAAGACGAAGAAGCTTACCAGGCGCGACTCGAGTTATTCGAAAAATATAATCCGCAGAGCGAATGGTATCAAAAACTTGAAAATTCAGACAACTTAAATAAAGTTCAATATTTGAATAAAGCCTACAAATTGAGCGAGTCGGCGCTGCGCACCAATCTGGTTATCGATTTGCAAAAAGCGGAAGAAAAATTCGCCAGCGGCGAAGACGCCACGCCTTTGTATGAGCAGTTTGCAAAGCATTGCGAAACCTATCTTACCTATTTCCCGGCAGATTCCAACGCTTATGAGGTCAACTGGTCTTATGCTTACATGTTAGATACGCGTCTTAATCGCTTTAAAGACGCATTCGAAGAGTACATCAAAGTGAGTAATGATTACCTGGAAACCGAGCACCAGCATCAGGCGGCGTTAAACGCCGTATTTGTGGCCGATACCCTGGTTGAAATGCGATTTGGAAGGAATGATACCACGCAGTTTAATCTGGCAAATCCGCAGGAACTCATTCCGGAGGAGCTATCGCCCGAAGAATCAATGCTCATAGAAGCCTACAACAATTATCTACGTCTGTTCCCCTATGGCGATTACGCGCCTAATTTTTTGGCCGCAGCCGGTGGAATTTTCTACAATCACAAAATGTTTGCCGAGGCCAAGGTCTATTTCCAGACCCTTGTAAAACGTTTTCCCAATGCGGCGGAGCGAAGCCTGGCCTTACGCTCGATTATGGATTCCTATTTTGCGCTGGGACGTTTTAAAGACAGTGAAGCCATCGCCAGGCGCATTCTGGCCGAAGAAAACCTGCCGGAAGAGCAGAAAGAATTCGCCCTTAAAAGAATGGGGCAGGCCATCTTCAAAAACGCCGAATATTATGAGCAGCAAGGAGATTTCTTCAATGCCGGTATGGAATTTTTACGCGTTTATCAGGAAGCTCCGGCCGACCCAAAATTGGTGGAAGCCGCCCTGTTTAATAGCGGTTTGAATTTTCAGAAAGCCAAGGACTGGGTGCGTTCTAACGAGTCGTTTAATATTTTAGCCACCGAATATCCGGATTCTAAATATGCCATACCTGCGCTGGAAAATATGGCCAAAAACTTTGTGGAAATGGAAAATTATGTAGATGCGGCAAAAACGTATGAACGCATTTACAATACCTACACAGATACGCCCAACGCCGAGCCTGCGCTTTATAATGCCAGCGTCTATTACCAGAAAGGCGAAAGCTGGGAGGATGCCATTCGCGTAAACGATATGTATATTACGCGCTTCCCGAATCTGCCCTATGCCACGGATTTGTTCTTCCAGAATGCCAGTTTATATCTTAAGCTTAACAACCTGGCGGAAGCCAATCGTATTTATCAGGAATTTGCCAACAAATTCCCCGACGATCCGCGTACGGTTACGGCCTTTTATGAGCGCGGCAAATATTACTATGAAAACGGCATGCCTGAACAGGCAAAAGTTGAGTTGAATAAAGCCATTCAAAAAAGCGAGGCTCTGCAAAGAGCTGGTAAGGATGCCAATGCTTACATTGCGGCCGAAGCGGTTAATTTAATGGCCGAAATTCTGCATCAGGATTTCTTAAGTATCGAGCTAAAACAACCGCCGCAAAACATTCAGGCTAATTTGAATAAACTTAAAGCGTTAATGAAAGAACTGAATGAAACCTATCGTAAGGTTATTGCCTACGCCTCTCCGCGTAGCTTTGAAGCCACCTTTAATATTGCCAAAACATTCGAAGAGTTTGCCGACAAATATATCTCTCAGGAAATTGATCCTAATTTGAATGCCGATCAAAAATTTGTGGCCCAGCTTAAGATTAATGAGCAGGGATACCAGCTTTACGACAGGGCTGTTGAAGAGTATAAAAATGTTATTCAGGTTATTCCGGCTCTTGCCGAAAAATTGGGCATCGATTTGACGCAACCGGAAGAAGAAGTAACAGCCCAGGCCGACACAGCCTCCAACGTTATGGTTACGCGTGTGGCAGAAATTGATTCGGCCAGACAGTTAGCCATAAAATGGCATGAAAAGGCAAAGAGTAAAATATCGCAATTGCTATTTAAAGAAGCCGAAATTACAGCCTCCAGTTTGTACCATACGCTGGAAATTAAGGCGCCTTTTCAACGTCCTTTAGAAATCATTCTCTTCAAAGTTCAGTTATTTGATAAAGCAGCCAAACCGGCCGTTCAAAAATCGATTCAAGCCCACTTACGCAATATCCAGGAATCAGAAGAACTGGGCTTATCTAATAAGTATGTGGAAGAGTCCAAACGCCAGATTCTGCTGATCTCTAATGTGCTGGCTGAACAATACGAAGCCCTGGCTCATTACGCCATTGATAATTATAAAACTGAGATTGAAAAATTAATCGATCTTATTGAAAAAGATTATGGCGAGGTTAACGAGTTTGGCGAAGATTATTATGCGGTTGATAACAACGCCAACCAGATGATCGATTTTAGCAATGAACTAAGCCAATCCAGCATTAAATCGTATCAAAAAACATTAGAGCTGGCTTTACAGTACAATATTCAAAATGATCTGATTAAAACCACCAAAAATAACATGATTCGCCTGGCTGTGGAAATTACCGATCGAATGGGCAAGGAAGCGGACGAGGCCAAAGAAAAAGTTGACTATTATCAGGTTAAATTTGACTCCACGCAAAACTACAATTATGACGACGCCGCCGGCTTTTTCGAAAACTATCTGGTGCAGTTTACCAATTATTCCAAAGATATTCTTGACCTGGCATACGAGATGAAAAAAACGTATGATATTAAGAATATCTGGGTGAATAAGCTGATCTTTAAATTAATCAAGCTGGATCCTTTAGCGTATAGTGAAGAAGTGGAGAAAGAACGTATTGTAATCCAGACCGATTCAACATGGGTTTATTCGACCGTTTACTATCCCGAACAGTGGAACCAGGTTGATTTCGATGATTCTGACTGGTTGAAGCCCGAAGTACTGGTCAGTTATGATAACCAGTTTGCCGATCTGGGGGTAAATCCTGACGCCATCTGGACAAGATTTCAGACGCTGGACACTTTAAGTTTCTCCGCTCAAGATTCTGCTTTCTTTTCCGATTCTACAAATATTGCCGGAGGTGAGCTGGATACGCTGGTATTTTTCAGAAAAGCGTTCTACCTCGATGGCAAACCGGTTGCGGGCAATATTTATGTAACCGCCGACGATGATTTTAGAATTTATCTGAATGGCGAGTACTTATTGGATGATGAAAAGAACGATTATTCCGTGCTTGACACGTTAGATTTCTTTACCTTTGAATTTTATTTAAAGCAGGGTAAAAATGTTCTGGCAATTGACGTGGAAGACAAAGATATGACCAGAGGCGGGGTTAAATTGTACGCTTATATCGAGAATTTGCCGGCGGATATACTGAAAGCGGCAGAAGCAAAAGCAACGGAAAAACGCATTGTGGTTGATCCTGCAATATTAAAACGGATTAATACTCTGCATAAAAACAGAATTGCTTTAAAAGGAGAATTTTAG